A single Camelus ferus isolate YT-003-E chromosome 3, BCGSAC_Cfer_1.0, whole genome shotgun sequence DNA region contains:
- the NME5 gene encoding nucleoside diphosphate kinase homolog 5 isoform X2 — MELSMLPPQIYVEKTLAIIKPDIADKEEEIQDIILRSGFTIVQRRKLHLSPEHCSNFYVEQYGKMFFPNLTAYMSSGPLVAMILARHKAISYWKELLGPSNSLVAKETHPDSLRAIYGTDELRNALHGSNDFAAAEREIRFMFPAVIVEPIPVGQAAKDYLNLYVTPTLLKGLTELYLAS; from the exons ATGGAGCTATCAATGCTCCCACCTCAGATCTATGTAGAAAAAACTCTGGCCATTATCAAACCAGATATTGCTGACAAAGAGGAGGAGATACAAGACATTATTCTCAGATCTGGATTCACCATTGTTCAG agaagaaaacttcATCTCAGCCCTGAGCACTGTAGTAACTTTTATGTGGAACAGTATGGGAAAATGTTTTTCCCCAATTTAACAGCTTACATGAGTTCTGGACCACTTGTTGCCATGATATTAGCTAGACATAAAGCCATCTCTTACTGGAAAGAACTTTTGGGACCAAGTAATAGCTTAGTAGCTAAGGAGACACATCCAGACAG TCTAAGGGCAATTTATGGCACAGATGAACTAAGGAATGCACTTCATGGGAGTAACGATTTTGctgcagcagaaagagaaattcgATTCATGTTTCCTGCAG TGATTGTTGAGCCCATTCCAGTTGGACAAGCTGCTAAGGACtatttaaatttgtatgtaaCACCAACTCTTCTTAAAGGACTCACAGAGCTTT